A region from the Sandaracinus amylolyticus genome encodes:
- the glf gene encoding UDP-galactopyranose mutase, which yields MEHDYVVVGSGLFGAVFAQQAREAGKSVLVIERRDHVGGNCWSYDCPETGINVHAYGTHIFHCSSDEIWQYVNRFTGLNRYRHRVLTTHRDRVYSMPINLGTVNAFYGVSLRPFEVESFLESKRENITMPRNLEEKAISLIGRDLYEAFVKGYTAKQWGCDPCELPASIINRLPVRVSYEDSYFDDRYQGIPLEGYGRMFERMLEGIPVELGVDFFDDREHWMRHAKKVVYTGPLDRFFDYEHGRLSWRSVRFERTRVDIDDYQGTSVMNYADGDVPYTRIHEPKHLHPERRSRTKGKTVVIREYSHVDDDQPYYPVNFPSDQDKLARYQAQQSEHPNVIFGGRLAQYRYLDMHQVIGAALRAAARELSS from the coding sequence ATGGAGCACGACTACGTCGTCGTCGGGAGTGGTCTGTTCGGCGCGGTGTTCGCGCAGCAGGCCCGCGAGGCAGGAAAGAGCGTGCTCGTGATCGAGCGTCGCGATCACGTCGGAGGGAATTGCTGGAGCTACGACTGCCCGGAGACCGGCATCAACGTCCACGCGTACGGCACGCACATCTTCCACTGCAGCAGCGACGAGATCTGGCAGTACGTCAATCGATTCACCGGGCTCAATCGATATCGCCATCGCGTCCTCACCACGCATCGAGATCGCGTCTATTCGATGCCGATCAACCTCGGCACGGTGAACGCGTTCTACGGCGTGAGCCTCCGGCCGTTCGAGGTGGAGTCGTTCCTCGAGAGCAAGCGCGAGAACATCACGATGCCGCGCAACCTCGAGGAGAAGGCGATCAGCCTGATCGGACGCGATCTCTACGAGGCGTTCGTGAAGGGCTACACCGCGAAGCAGTGGGGCTGTGATCCGTGCGAGCTGCCCGCGTCGATCATCAACCGGCTCCCCGTGCGCGTGTCGTACGAGGACTCGTACTTCGACGATCGATATCAGGGCATTCCGCTCGAGGGCTACGGGCGGATGTTCGAGCGCATGCTCGAGGGCATCCCGGTCGAGCTCGGCGTCGACTTCTTCGACGATCGCGAGCACTGGATGCGCCACGCCAAGAAGGTCGTGTACACCGGCCCGCTCGATCGCTTCTTCGACTACGAGCACGGCCGACTGAGCTGGCGCTCGGTCCGATTCGAGCGCACGCGCGTCGACATCGACGACTACCAGGGCACGTCGGTGATGAACTACGCCGACGGCGACGTGCCGTACACGCGCATCCACGAGCCCAAGCACCTGCACCCCGAGCGCCGGAGTCGCACGAAGGGCAAGACCGTCGTCATCCGCGAGTACTCGCACGTCGACGACGATCAGCCGTATTACCCGGTCAATTTCCCGAGCGACCAGGACAAGCTGGCTCGATATCAAGCGCAGCAGTCGGAGCACCCGAACGTGATCTTCGGCGGGCGGCTCGCGCAGTATCGATATCTCGACATGCACCAGGTGATCGGCGCCGCGCTGCGCGCTGCCGCGCGCGAGCTCTCGAGCTGA